Proteins found in one Streptomyces antibioticus genomic segment:
- a CDS encoding DUF5959 family protein, producing the protein MAEGGTVDLIRLADGESSLVVRVLGRTMPGVLTLHDYLDAEIVVMSGFARGRLDVCLAPEDLDSWSQVLGELAAGRDAVWMDDGRNPEIRFEWSGQDGVAVFVVEDMAASRTSVRVPVRLADGWADEHRERLHRVRAAWPQEVVETSPGAYEWRR; encoded by the coding sequence GTGGCCGAGGGCGGCACTGTGGATCTCATACGTCTGGCCGACGGGGAGAGCAGTCTTGTGGTTCGTGTTCTGGGCCGGACGATGCCTGGGGTGTTGACCTTGCACGACTATCTTGATGCGGAGATCGTCGTCATGAGCGGGTTCGCCCGAGGGCGTCTGGATGTGTGTCTGGCTCCGGAGGACTTGGACAGTTGGTCACAGGTCCTGGGAGAGCTTGCGGCCGGGCGGGATGCTGTCTGGATGGATGACGGGCGCAACCCCGAGATCCGGTTCGAGTGGTCCGGTCAGGACGGGGTTGCAGTGTTCGTGGTGGAGGACATGGCCGCATCGCGTACATCCGTCCGTGTCCCGGTGCGCCTGGCCGACGGATGGGCCGATGAGCACCGTGAACGGCTGCATCGTGTTCGTGCCGCTTGGCCCCAGGAGGTTGTGGAAACCTCCCCCGGCGCCTACGAGTGGCGACGCTGA
- a CDS encoding DUF4279 domain-containing protein codes for MPLRQYAYFALFSRHTSADDMTSHLGITPDEVTVRGSRFTELAVVPVDHSWMAVCREPGLRVDEQITCILDRLQPHTAPICDLTRHLARTGGGAVLQVVRYFNDTDQAQPGAAHALNPFGWHLDRQVLDFLSATGAELDIDEYDMAAAEDTT; via the coding sequence ATGCCACTTCGCCAGTACGCCTACTTTGCACTGTTTAGCCGGCATACCTCGGCAGACGACATGACCTCCCATCTGGGCATCACCCCTGACGAGGTGACTGTTCGCGGCAGCCGGTTCACCGAGCTGGCGGTGGTTCCGGTCGACCACTCGTGGATGGCTGTCTGCCGGGAGCCGGGGCTGCGCGTCGACGAGCAGATCACCTGCATTCTCGACAGACTTCAGCCCCACACAGCCCCCATCTGCGACCTCACCAGACATCTGGCCCGCACCGGCGGCGGAGCAGTGCTTCAAGTCGTGCGCTACTTCAACGACACCGACCAAGCCCAGCCAGGCGCAGCGCACGCCCTCAACCCCTTCGGCTGGCACCTGGACCGCCAGGTCCTGGACTTCCTCAGCGCCACCGGAGCCGAGCTCGACATCGACGAGTACGACATGGCCGCAGCCGAGGACACCACGTGA
- a CDS encoding RHS repeat domain-containing protein, whose translation MVSRNSSLLPRNWAWRRATRRRLAAVVLPVSTAVVAGLLSVAPAHADQSRDHSALQKAAYGRAEVLRAKSTKVNDPTVAATRSTLTKARAKVVWPDASAVRVQPRAAKGIRAAAPAAAPKVRVLDRKATDRLGIDGLVFSITSPQSGAQATTIDYSSFADAYSGNWSSRLRLVRLPECALTAPEQARCRTTTPVASENDAETETVSAQVATPRAKRAMVLALSAAASSDQGSYEATSLAASSTWAAGGSNGDFTWNYPLQTPPAPAGPVPNLAINYSAQSVDGRTSSSGAQSSWIGEGFDMPASYIERAYAGCSDDGQDKKYDLCWKEDNASLVLNGKSTPLVKGADGTWRPKSDDGERVVRGTGATNGDDGDKDDKGEFWTVTGIDGTQYVFGKNRLPGWSSGKDETNSVWTVPVFGDDDKEPGYSSGESFAGRAKTQAWRWNLDYVVDPHGNVMTYWYDKETNHYAKNGTTGNGTAYTRGGWLKRIDYGQRSDTVFSQPASTRVKFTVAERCLPVSGSQTCGSLTSANRNSWPDVPFDLICAADKPCTDQPSPAFFTRKRLTDVTTQVYDGSGTTESDFRAVNAWHLEQIFPDPGDGSDAGLWLKSIQRTGKSGTDTSLPPITFSGVQLHNRVDKTGDDVAPFIKWRVRTVTSETGSKLTVNYSKEDCVADADVPTKLDANTRRCYPVKWIPPSNPTPGTHPKPRTDWFHKYVVTQVTESDPTGGAPLKQTDYTYSGGGAWAYDDESPITPAKYRTWSIWRGYQKVTTTTGEAASTRSKTTALYYRGMDGDKQSDGTVRKETVTDSNNVTKTDSEQFAGQLREQITYDGVDGPEVTATVETPWSLTTATAKHSYGTVNAYMVRTGASTTRTALTGGRELIATKSTTYDPKSGLALTEETDAAGDKDCTVTEYAVNTTAWILNLPQRVEKVSTGCEQTPERTGDPKTTDVVSDVRTSYDGQTWGKAPTKGEATKVERVTGYSGTAARLQTLATAKFDTLGRPTDTWDAKGTRTGHTDYTPAAGGPLTKTVERNALDHTTTTEFAPDWGVRTATTDPNGNRTELAYDSLGQLSAVWLANRDRSADQAPNYRYEYKVQNSAASWVASKALNNDGTTYRTTYEIFDALLRSRQTQTPAASGPGRIITETKYDTRGLAVESAADYTDTKPATGELATLLTAAPAGTETVYDGAGRTTIEKILTNGKEFSRTKHSYSGDTTLVEPPAGAPAVREKVDARGRTIEKLEYDGNAVSTKFTRLTYNYDHADRLTEVKDDNGNRWAFGYDFLGRKDSTTDPDAGASSYEFDDLDRLVATTDARGKVLGYTYDALGRPTGRLDGRVPVVDGKPTPDDARYLARWTYDTVAKGRLTSAIRYVGGKAGDVYAKTNAKYDQLYRVLNEQYTISKSEGGLAGASGVWSIANAYNTDGSLKKRTVPAMGGLEQEVLDYGYTEQGMPDTLKGLTGIVQNTDYLPAGEQIRTTLGVSSAANWLEINRSYESGTKRLARQSVVSETHSGTDSDVAYRYDLAGNPVEIQEKATSPADRQCFTYDGHRRLKSAWTATGDCAAAPAKDTVGGAAPYWQSFTYDSAGNRETATDHLAGTTSSYLYKTAGQTRPHALASTETKKDGVVTAATDYTYDLSGNTDTRTVSGRTQDLDWNTENTLQKVTEADGTVTEFLDDADGSRLIRRDKTGTTLYLGETELRLDKASGKVEATRYYVHGGQTVAVRTPGGLTWIASDHNGTASVQVDAATQAVTRRHMTPFGEDRGQAAAAWIGDKHFVGGTKDPTGLVHLGARDYDPTTGRFVSVDPVADFGDAQQINGYAYSNNNPVTFADPDGKFFGALIALIRAVIRAVVAVFNYIRWRASQSANSGGMSAMGSANYASSSSGGSCPLIKRNYGICDSEEPEDAREQGSVKDILGGIGDAITQGLDAVEYATEPWCWGGNSNCGVNDDYKRFTEKHGVDENTKNYDAGKDFTDAASMFNIAGLARHFLKNLFKKAAKKDVPKPDAGKSEPKKSAVAGGPTTPEEAADMLRDLPRWGSGKKTDAAHRAADFAIDDVASKGKVFEQVGGDKRPFVIVQVPGGMNGKSGRFEWIIEERGNRLVISHQRFVNGGTINGLPNKR comes from the coding sequence GTGGTATCCAGGAACAGCTCACTGCTGCCCAGAAACTGGGCCTGGCGCAGAGCGACCCGCCGCCGATTGGCCGCCGTCGTCCTGCCCGTTTCCACGGCGGTCGTCGCCGGTCTGCTGAGCGTCGCACCGGCACACGCCGACCAGAGCCGCGACCACAGCGCCCTGCAGAAGGCGGCCTACGGCAGGGCAGAGGTCCTTCGCGCGAAGTCCACCAAGGTGAACGACCCGACGGTGGCCGCCACCCGCAGTACGCTGACCAAGGCGCGTGCGAAGGTGGTGTGGCCCGATGCGTCAGCGGTGCGGGTGCAGCCCCGCGCAGCCAAGGGCATACGGGCGGCCGCTCCGGCCGCCGCCCCGAAGGTCCGCGTCCTCGACCGCAAGGCCACCGACCGGCTCGGCATCGACGGCCTGGTCTTCAGCATCACCTCCCCGCAGAGCGGCGCGCAGGCCACCACCATCGACTACAGCTCCTTCGCCGACGCCTACAGCGGAAACTGGTCCTCACGTCTGCGCCTGGTACGGCTTCCGGAGTGCGCCCTGACCGCGCCGGAGCAGGCCCGCTGCCGTACGACGACGCCGGTGGCGTCCGAGAACGATGCTGAGACAGAGACAGTGTCCGCGCAGGTCGCCACGCCCAGGGCGAAGCGGGCCATGGTCCTCGCCCTGTCCGCGGCCGCCTCCTCCGACCAGGGGAGCTACGAGGCCACTTCGCTGGCCGCGTCCTCCACATGGGCGGCAGGTGGCTCCAACGGCGACTTCACGTGGAACTACCCCCTGCAGACCCCGCCGGCCCCGGCGGGGCCCGTCCCGAACCTGGCGATCAACTACTCCGCGCAGAGCGTGGACGGCCGCACCTCGTCCTCCGGCGCGCAGTCGTCTTGGATCGGCGAGGGCTTCGATATGCCCGCGTCGTACATCGAGCGGGCGTACGCCGGTTGCTCGGACGACGGCCAGGACAAGAAGTACGACTTGTGCTGGAAGGAGGACAACGCGTCCCTCGTCCTCAACGGCAAGTCCACACCCCTGGTGAAGGGCGCCGACGGCACATGGCGGCCCAAGAGCGACGACGGCGAACGGGTCGTGCGAGGGACCGGCGCCACCAACGGCGACGACGGCGACAAGGACGACAAGGGCGAGTTCTGGACCGTCACCGGCATCGACGGCACCCAGTACGTGTTCGGCAAGAACCGTCTGCCCGGCTGGAGCTCGGGCAAGGACGAGACGAACTCCGTGTGGACCGTCCCGGTGTTCGGCGACGACGACAAGGAGCCCGGCTACTCCTCCGGCGAATCCTTCGCCGGCCGCGCCAAGACGCAGGCTTGGCGATGGAACCTTGACTACGTCGTCGACCCGCACGGCAACGTGATGACGTACTGGTACGACAAGGAAACGAATCACTACGCCAAGAACGGCACCACCGGCAACGGCACCGCCTACACACGCGGCGGCTGGCTCAAGCGCATCGACTACGGCCAGCGCAGCGACACGGTCTTCTCCCAGCCGGCGTCCACACGGGTGAAGTTCACTGTCGCCGAACGGTGCCTGCCGGTCTCGGGCAGCCAGACGTGCGGCTCACTGACCTCGGCCAACCGCAATTCCTGGCCCGACGTCCCGTTCGATCTGATCTGCGCGGCCGACAAGCCCTGCACCGACCAGCCCAGCCCAGCCTTCTTCACCCGCAAGCGCCTCACCGACGTCACCACCCAGGTGTACGACGGCTCCGGCACCACCGAAAGCGACTTCCGCGCCGTCAACGCATGGCACCTGGAGCAGATCTTCCCCGACCCGGGCGACGGCTCCGACGCCGGGCTGTGGCTCAAGTCCATCCAGAGGACCGGAAAGTCGGGCACCGACACCTCACTTCCCCCGATCACGTTCAGCGGCGTTCAGCTCCACAACAGGGTCGACAAGACGGGCGACGACGTGGCCCCGTTCATCAAGTGGCGGGTGCGCACGGTCACTTCGGAGACCGGTTCCAAGCTGACGGTGAACTACTCCAAGGAGGACTGCGTCGCCGACGCGGACGTCCCGACCAAGCTCGACGCCAATACTCGCCGCTGCTACCCGGTGAAGTGGATTCCGCCGTCCAATCCGACGCCGGGCACCCATCCGAAGCCGCGCACCGACTGGTTCCACAAGTATGTCGTCACTCAGGTGACCGAGTCCGACCCGACGGGCGGCGCCCCGCTGAAGCAGACCGACTACACCTATTCCGGCGGCGGCGCGTGGGCGTATGACGACGAGTCGCCCATCACCCCGGCCAAGTACCGCACCTGGAGCATCTGGCGCGGCTACCAGAAGGTCACCACGACCACCGGTGAGGCCGCGAGCACCCGATCGAAGACGACGGCCCTCTACTACCGGGGTATGGACGGCGACAAGCAGTCCGACGGCACCGTCCGCAAGGAAACGGTCACCGACTCCAACAACGTGACGAAGACCGACTCCGAGCAGTTCGCGGGCCAGCTACGCGAACAGATCACCTACGACGGCGTGGACGGCCCCGAGGTGACCGCGACCGTGGAGACCCCCTGGTCCCTTACCACGGCCACGGCCAAGCACTCCTACGGCACGGTCAACGCGTACATGGTCCGCACCGGAGCCTCGACGACCCGCACGGCGCTGACCGGCGGCCGTGAGCTGATCGCGACGAAGTCGACGACGTACGACCCGAAAAGCGGTCTGGCGCTGACGGAGGAGACGGACGCAGCCGGTGACAAGGACTGCACCGTCACCGAGTACGCCGTCAACACCACGGCGTGGATCCTGAACCTTCCCCAGCGGGTGGAGAAGGTCTCCACCGGCTGTGAACAGACCCCCGAGCGCACCGGCGACCCCAAGACCACCGACGTGGTCTCTGACGTACGTACCTCCTACGACGGCCAGACCTGGGGCAAGGCCCCCACCAAGGGCGAAGCAACCAAGGTCGAACGGGTCACCGGATACAGCGGCACCGCAGCCCGATTGCAGACCCTCGCCACCGCCAAGTTCGACACCCTCGGCCGTCCCACCGACACCTGGGACGCCAAGGGCACCCGCACCGGCCACACCGACTACACCCCAGCGGCGGGCGGCCCGCTGACGAAGACGGTGGAACGCAACGCCCTCGACCACACCACCACCACCGAGTTCGCCCCCGACTGGGGCGTCCGCACTGCCACCACCGACCCCAACGGCAACCGCACTGAGCTCGCCTACGACAGCCTCGGTCAGTTGTCCGCCGTGTGGCTGGCCAACCGCGACCGGTCGGCTGACCAGGCCCCGAACTACCGCTACGAGTACAAGGTGCAGAACTCGGCCGCGTCATGGGTGGCGAGCAAGGCTCTGAACAACGACGGCACGACCTACCGCACCACGTACGAGATCTTCGACGCACTGCTGCGTTCGCGTCAGACCCAGACGCCGGCCGCGAGCGGTCCCGGCCGGATCATCACCGAGACCAAGTACGACACCCGCGGCCTGGCCGTGGAGTCGGCGGCCGACTACACCGACACCAAGCCCGCCACCGGTGAGCTGGCCACCCTGCTCACTGCGGCGCCCGCCGGCACCGAGACCGTCTACGACGGCGCGGGCCGGACCACGATCGAGAAGATCCTCACCAACGGCAAGGAGTTCTCCCGCACCAAACACTCCTACAGCGGTGACACCACCCTCGTCGAACCGCCCGCCGGCGCCCCCGCCGTCCGCGAGAAGGTGGACGCCCGCGGCCGCACGATCGAGAAGCTGGAGTACGACGGCAACGCGGTGAGCACGAAGTTCACCCGCCTCACCTACAACTACGACCACGCCGACCGGCTCACCGAGGTCAAGGACGACAACGGCAACCGATGGGCGTTCGGCTACGACTTCCTGGGGCGTAAGGACAGCACCACAGACCCCGACGCCGGTGCGTCCTCGTACGAGTTCGACGACCTCGACCGGCTCGTGGCGACGACCGACGCCCGTGGCAAAGTCCTCGGCTACACCTACGACGCGCTCGGCCGCCCCACCGGCCGACTGGACGGCAGGGTGCCCGTCGTCGACGGCAAGCCCACCCCCGACGACGCCAGGTATCTGGCCCGCTGGACCTATGACACGGTTGCCAAGGGCCGGCTGACCTCCGCCATCCGGTACGTCGGCGGCAAGGCCGGAGACGTGTACGCGAAGACCAACGCCAAGTACGACCAGCTCTACCGTGTTCTGAACGAGCAGTACACGATCAGCAAGAGCGAGGGCGGGCTGGCCGGCGCTTCCGGTGTGTGGTCGATCGCCAACGCCTACAACACTGACGGCAGTCTCAAGAAGCGGACGGTCCCCGCGATGGGAGGGCTGGAGCAGGAGGTCCTGGACTACGGCTACACCGAGCAGGGGATGCCGGACACCCTCAAGGGCCTGACAGGCATCGTTCAGAACACGGACTACCTCCCTGCCGGTGAGCAGATCCGTACCACCCTGGGCGTTTCCTCCGCAGCAAACTGGCTCGAGATCAATCGCAGTTACGAGAGCGGCACCAAGCGGCTCGCCCGGCAGAGCGTCGTCTCCGAGACCCACTCCGGCACGGACTCCGACGTTGCCTACCGCTACGACCTCGCCGGCAACCCGGTCGAGATCCAGGAGAAGGCGACCAGCCCGGCCGATCGGCAGTGCTTCACCTACGACGGTCACCGCAGGCTGAAGTCCGCGTGGACCGCGACCGGCGACTGCGCCGCAGCACCGGCCAAGGACACCGTTGGTGGCGCGGCGCCGTACTGGCAGTCGTTCACCTACGACAGCGCCGGCAACCGCGAGACGGCCACAGACCATCTGGCCGGGACCACCTCCTCGTACCTCTACAAGACGGCCGGTCAGACCCGTCCGCACGCTCTCGCCTCCACGGAGACCAAGAAGGACGGCGTCGTCACCGCCGCCACCGACTACACCTATGACCTCTCCGGCAACACCGACACCCGGACCGTCAGCGGCCGGACGCAGGACCTCGACTGGAACACCGAGAACACCCTGCAGAAGGTCACCGAAGCCGACGGAACGGTCACCGAGTTCCTCGACGACGCTGACGGCAGCCGGCTCATCCGGCGCGACAAGACCGGAACCACCCTCTACCTCGGTGAGACCGAGCTGAGGCTGGACAAGGCGAGCGGCAAGGTGGAGGCCACCCGCTACTACGTCCACGGCGGTCAGACCGTCGCGGTGCGCACACCGGGCGGACTGACCTGGATCGCGAGCGACCACAACGGCACCGCGAGTGTGCAGGTCGACGCGGCCACGCAAGCGGTCACCAGGCGGCACATGACACCCTTCGGCGAGGACCGGGGGCAGGCGGCCGCGGCCTGGATCGGTGACAAGCACTTCGTCGGGGGCACCAAGGATCCGACCGGTCTTGTCCACCTCGGCGCCCGTGACTACGACCCGACCACCGGGCGTTTCGTCAGCGTCGACCCTGTCGCCGACTTCGGCGACGCGCAGCAGATCAACGGCTATGCCTACAGCAACAACAATCCGGTCACCTTCGCCGACCCCGACGGCAAGTTCTTCGGCGCGCTCATCGCGCTGATCCGCGCCGTCATCCGGGCAGTCGTTGCTGTGTTCAACTACATCCGGTGGCGAGCGAGCCAGTCGGCGAACTCCGGGGGCATGTCCGCCATGGGCAGTGCCAACTACGCTTCCAGCAGCAGCGGCGGCTCCTGCCCTCTGATCAAGCGAAACTACGGTATCTGCGACAGTGAGGAGCCGGAGGACGCGCGCGAGCAGGGCAGCGTCAAGGACATCCTGGGCGGCATCGGCGACGCGATCACCCAGGGCCTCGACGCTGTCGAGTACGCCACCGAGCCCTGGTGCTGGGGCGGCAACTCCAACTGCGGGGTCAACGACGACTACAAGCGGTTCACCGAGAAGCATGGCGTCGATGAGAACACCAAGAACTACGACGCCGGCAAGGACTTCACCGACGCGGCGTCCATGTTCAACATCGCAGGTCTCGCCCGACACTTCTTGAAGAACCTTTTCAAGAAGGCTGCGAAGAAGGACGTACCGAAGCCTGATGCCGGTAAGTCGGAACCGAAGAAGAGTGCCGTCGCCGGTGGCCCTACCACGCCTGAAGAGGCTGCGGACATGCTTAGGGATCTACCCCGGTGGGGGTCGGGAAAGAAGACCGATGCCGCCCACCGAGCCGCCGACTTCGCCATCGACGATGTGGCAAGCAAGGGCAAGGTCTTTGAGCAGGTAGGTGGAGACAAACGACCCTTTGTGATTGTTCAGGTACCTGGTGGAATGAACGGGAAGTCCGGACGCTTCGAGTGGATTATTGAGGAACGTGGCAATCGCCTCGTAATCAGCCATCAGCGATTTGTCAACGGTGGTACCATCAACGGACTGCCCAATAAGCGGTAG